A section of the Planifilum fimeticola genome encodes:
- a CDS encoding SgrR family transcriptional regulator encodes MNTMEHFLELRLRFREVETHRSFEVSLEELSEVLVCSTRNVKRLLKNMEKEGLIYWKPGGGRGKRSKLYFRCSLKKALLSHIQDLLQREKHSEAMDWIKREELPAEVRDACFRILLKEFSLPRIAWTDYVRMKEQASGRFRPVLISSASGKWMLVEGGRSQTAVSYRTGLSRTVERRSERE; translated from the coding sequence ATGAATACGATGGAGCACTTCCTCGAATTGCGGCTGCGTTTCCGAGAGGTGGAAACCCACCGTTCCTTTGAGGTCAGCTTGGAAGAATTGTCCGAGGTTCTGGTCTGCTCCACGCGCAATGTGAAGCGGTTGCTGAAAAACATGGAGAAGGAAGGGCTCATCTACTGGAAACCGGGCGGGGGAAGGGGAAAACGCTCGAAGTTGTATTTCAGATGTTCCCTGAAAAAAGCCCTGCTTTCGCACATACAGGATCTGCTCCAGCGGGAGAAGCACAGCGAGGCGATGGATTGGATCAAGCGGGAGGAACTTCCCGCCGAGGTGCGCGATGCCTGTTTTCGGATTTTGTTGAAGGAATTCAGTTTGCCACGCATTGCCTGGACCGATTACGTCCGCATGAAGGAGCAGGCTTCGGGGAGGTTCCGACCGGTTCTCATTTCATCCGCCTCCGGCAAATGGATGCTCGTGGAAGGCGGGAGGAGCCAAACCGCGGTTTCATACCGGACGGGCTTATCCCGGACGGTTGAGCGCCGCAGTGAAAGGGAATAG
- a CDS encoding CdaR family protein yields MDKWFESDTVLKLVALGLAIMLWMTVNEKPFPFARGEMVQTTIRNVTLEVLYDQESLELTDAPSNVNLKLSGDASSINRITPDSYRVYIDLRDFGPGKHRGIPVKWSGFPSGVKVEADPKQVSVTLEEKQQIEVPVQVDLVGDLPSGFKAGEPVIKPTKVLVRGSESLLEEVTAVKGVVNLEGSTETVSRSVALQVYGENGPLHKVEVTPSVVEVEVPITAPDRSIPLKVDVAKYPPKGYAIAGLTADVDRVTVYGPEETLNGLEVYPGPSLDLSGVTKDRTFELPIPLVDERLKVQPKTVKISVTIVKAETKRLKGVPIRVNGLGDGLKADVIAPESGKVDLVVIGAPKLLDNIKLQDIRAVVDASNLPPGEHLRPIRVNLPAYVQLKGDPNLEARIRIRR; encoded by the coding sequence ATGGATAAGTGGTTTGAGAGCGATACCGTATTAAAACTGGTTGCCCTCGGTTTGGCGATCATGCTGTGGATGACGGTGAATGAGAAGCCCTTTCCCTTTGCCCGGGGGGAGATGGTTCAGACCACCATTCGCAACGTGACGTTGGAGGTATTGTACGACCAGGAAAGTCTGGAGCTGACGGATGCGCCGTCCAACGTCAACCTGAAGCTCTCCGGGGATGCTTCCTCCATCAACCGCATCACTCCCGATTCGTACCGGGTCTATATTGATCTGAGAGACTTCGGTCCGGGCAAACATCGGGGCATTCCCGTCAAGTGGTCGGGATTTCCGTCCGGGGTGAAGGTGGAGGCCGATCCGAAGCAGGTCAGCGTGACGCTGGAGGAGAAGCAGCAAATCGAAGTGCCGGTTCAGGTGGACCTGGTCGGTGATCTTCCCAGCGGATTCAAGGCGGGAGAACCGGTGATCAAACCGACGAAGGTGTTGGTGAGGGGTTCCGAATCGCTTCTGGAGGAGGTGACGGCGGTCAAGGGGGTCGTCAACCTGGAGGGATCGACCGAAACCGTTTCCCGTTCCGTCGCGTTACAAGTGTATGGGGAAAACGGACCTCTCCACAAGGTGGAAGTCACCCCTTCGGTGGTTGAGGTGGAAGTGCCGATCACGGCTCCGGACCGATCAATCCCCCTCAAAGTGGATGTGGCCAAATATCCTCCGAAGGGATATGCCATCGCCGGCTTGACGGCCGATGTGGACCGGGTGACCGTGTACGGTCCGGAAGAGACCTTGAACGGACTGGAGGTTTATCCCGGACCTTCTCTGGATCTGTCCGGCGTAACCAAGGATCGCACCTTCGAGCTGCCCATTCCGCTGGTGGACGAACGCCTGAAGGTGCAGCCGAAGACGGTGAAGATTTCGGTTACCATCGTTAAAGCGGAGACGAAAAGGCTGAAAGGCGTGCCGATCCGCGTCAACGGCTTGGGAGACGGGCTCAAGGCGGACGTGATCGCTCCCGAAAGCGGCAAAGTCGATCTGGTGGTCATCGGGGCGCCCAAGCTGCTGGATAACATCAAGCTGCAGGATATCCGCGCCGTCGTCGATGCTTCCAATTTGCCTCCGGGAGAGCACCTCCGTCCGATACGGGTCAACCTCCCTGCCTATGTCCAATTGAAGGGCGATCCGAATCTGGAAGCGCGAATACGAATCAGACGATAA
- the cdaA gene encoding diadenylate cyclase CdaA, whose product MDVLGGLTRYLSDVVDILIISYIIYRLLLLLRGTRAVQLLKGLTVVLAAWVFSSVFQLSTLQWLIENLFSVGVIVLFIIFQPELRRALEQLGRGGFFGRSRQMEDQLVTKMVGELIKAVGHLSKRRIGALIIIERETGLSDYIESAIRLESALSAELLINIFLPNTPLHDGAVIVRKDRIMAAGCYLPLSENPFISKELGTRHRAGIGMSEVSDAISVIVSEETGTISLAIHGQLERGLSEEELLTRLYQELKPPERRANFWVRKGDPDG is encoded by the coding sequence ATGGATGTTCTCGGCGGATTGACCCGGTACTTGAGCGACGTAGTGGATATTTTGATCATCAGCTATATTATTTACAGATTGCTGCTGCTCCTTCGGGGAACCCGGGCGGTTCAACTGCTGAAGGGGCTTACCGTGGTGCTGGCCGCCTGGGTGTTCAGCAGCGTCTTTCAATTGTCCACCCTTCAATGGTTGATCGAAAACCTGTTTTCCGTGGGCGTGATTGTTCTTTTCATCATTTTCCAGCCCGAATTGCGCCGGGCCCTGGAGCAGCTGGGGCGGGGCGGTTTCTTCGGGCGGAGCCGGCAGATGGAGGATCAGCTCGTCACCAAGATGGTGGGGGAGCTGATCAAGGCGGTCGGGCATCTGTCGAAGCGGCGAATCGGTGCGTTGATCATCATAGAGCGTGAGACGGGGCTTTCCGACTACATCGAGTCCGCGATCCGGTTGGAATCGGCCCTGAGCGCTGAACTGCTGATCAATATCTTTCTCCCCAACACTCCGCTGCACGACGGCGCGGTGATTGTTCGCAAGGACCGAATCATGGCCGCCGGATGTTACCTCCCTTTGTCCGAGAATCCTTTTATCAGCAAGGAGCTGGGGACGCGGCACCGGGCAGGAATCGGCATGAGCGAAGTGTCCGACGCCATTTCCGTGATCGTTTCCGAGGAGACGGGGACCATTTCCTTGGCCATCCACGGACAGCTGGAACGGGGGCTTTCGGAGGAGGAACTGCTGACCCGGTTGTATCAAGAGTTGAAGCCTCCGGAGAGGAGGGCCAACTTCTGGGTCCGAAAGGGGGACCCCGATGGATAA
- a CDS encoding glycosyl hydrolase family 18 protein encodes MRRTVLIAMIAGMIVAGCNQGAQPRPQSEQARPHPPSYQQVETEHPKISASPTITTVGFLEPVDPKEAGDVVEDVGKYLSYVAFFSYRVKPNGSLIPLKDEHPLQVTKKQGAVPMLVITNFAGGNFQPDIAHRIFTDRSAQRRLIQSVIRVMKEKGYRALNVDFEHIREEDRDLYNRFLKTFLPRMKREGFVVSTALAPKSSDRQGGAWHGAHDYAVHGKLADFVILMTYEWGWTGGPPMAVAPIPQVRDVLNYAVRKIPRKKIVMGAPLYGYDWTLPYRKEGPPAKRLSPKEAAGLAKMKGARVLYSNRDQAPYYYYRDDQGKEHVVWYENEESMQAKFNLVKEYGLRGISYWVLGEEFPQNWRLLQENFHVRRP; translated from the coding sequence ATGCGACGCACCGTATTGATCGCCATGATTGCAGGAATGATCGTCGCCGGATGCAATCAGGGGGCCCAACCCCGCCCCCAGTCCGAGCAGGCCCGGCCGCATCCCCCCTCCTATCAGCAGGTAGAGACGGAACATCCGAAAATCTCCGCCTCGCCGACGATCACGACGGTGGGCTTTCTGGAACCCGTCGATCCCAAGGAAGCGGGCGATGTGGTGGAAGATGTGGGCAAATACCTGAGCTATGTCGCCTTCTTCAGCTACCGGGTCAAGCCGAACGGCAGCCTGATTCCCCTGAAGGATGAACATCCCCTGCAGGTGACAAAAAAGCAGGGCGCCGTCCCCATGTTGGTGATTACCAACTTCGCCGGGGGGAATTTCCAGCCGGACATCGCCCACAGGATTTTCACCGACCGGTCGGCCCAGAGGCGGCTGATCCAGAGCGTGATCCGGGTGATGAAGGAAAAGGGCTACCGGGCGCTGAACGTCGATTTTGAACACATACGGGAAGAGGACCGGGATTTGTACAACCGCTTTCTGAAAACCTTTCTCCCGAGGATGAAACGGGAAGGCTTTGTCGTCAGCACCGCCTTGGCCCCGAAGTCGAGCGACCGGCAGGGCGGAGCCTGGCACGGCGCCCATGACTATGCCGTCCACGGAAAGCTGGCCGATTTCGTCATCCTGATGACCTACGAATGGGGGTGGACCGGCGGACCGCCCATGGCGGTGGCGCCCATTCCCCAGGTTCGGGATGTGCTCAATTACGCCGTCCGGAAGATTCCAAGGAAAAAGATCGTGATGGGCGCACCTCTCTACGGCTACGACTGGACGCTTCCCTACCGGAAGGAAGGACCTCCCGCCAAGAGGCTCTCCCCTAAGGAAGCGGCAGGCCTCGCCAAGATGAAGGGTGCTAGGGTGCTGTACAGCAACCGGGATCAGGCCCCGTATTATTACTACCGGGACGATCAAGGGAAAGAGCACGTCGTCTGGTACGAAAACGAGGAGAGCATGCAAGCGAAGTTCAATCTGGTCAAGGAATACGGCCTTCGGGGGATCAGTTACTGGGTCCTCGGGGAGGAATTTCCGCAGAACTGGCGCCTGCTGCAGGAGAACTTTCACGTCCGAAGACCGTGA
- the glmM gene encoding phosphoglucosamine mutase has protein sequence MGKYFGTDGVRGVANRELTPELAFRLGRCGAYVLTKQAKRPRVLIGRDTRLSGEMLEAGLVAGMLSIGCDVIRLGVVTTPGVAYLTRALGADAGVMISASHNPFTDNGIKFFGPDGFKLSDETETAIEALLEQPDQLPRPEGEGIGRVEDRPQEVERYLDHLKQTIDTDLCGLNLVVDCANGAAFELAPRLLRDLGADVIAICSAPDGTNINVDCGSTHPERLRREVKARKADAGLAFDGDADRLIAVDETGQLVDGDHILCICGGYLKERGNLKGDAVVATVMSNIGMFKALESKGIAVKKTRVGDRYVMEEMRRGGHNLGGEQSGHIIFLDHGTTGDGLLTALQLLQVMKETGQTLGDLARVMTKYPQLLVNVPVKDKNGLNGNEAIGQAVARAEELLGDEGRVLIRPSGTEPLIRVMAEGPDEETLKRCVEEIAETVKRELA, from the coding sequence ATGGGGAAATACTTCGGAACTGATGGCGTGCGGGGGGTGGCCAACCGGGAACTGACGCCGGAGCTGGCTTTTCGTTTGGGACGTTGCGGTGCTTATGTCCTGACGAAGCAGGCGAAGAGGCCCCGGGTGCTCATCGGTCGGGATACGCGGTTGTCCGGGGAGATGTTGGAAGCGGGCCTGGTTGCCGGAATGCTTTCCATCGGCTGCGACGTGATCCGCCTGGGGGTGGTCACCACTCCCGGAGTGGCCTATTTGACCCGCGCGTTGGGGGCGGATGCGGGCGTGATGATCTCCGCCTCGCACAATCCCTTTACCGACAACGGGATCAAGTTTTTCGGTCCTGACGGGTTCAAATTGTCTGATGAAACCGAGACAGCCATCGAAGCGTTGCTGGAACAGCCGGATCAGCTGCCCCGGCCCGAAGGAGAGGGGATCGGCCGGGTAGAGGATCGTCCGCAGGAGGTGGAACGATATCTCGATCATCTGAAACAGACGATCGACACCGACCTGTGCGGTCTCAATCTCGTCGTCGATTGCGCCAACGGTGCCGCTTTCGAACTGGCACCCCGCCTGCTCCGGGACCTCGGGGCCGACGTGATCGCCATCTGTTCCGCCCCCGACGGCACGAATATCAATGTGGACTGCGGCTCGACCCATCCCGAACGGCTGCGGCGGGAAGTGAAGGCCCGCAAAGCCGATGCGGGACTTGCCTTTGACGGAGACGCGGATCGCCTGATCGCCGTCGACGAAACGGGACAGTTGGTGGACGGGGATCACATCCTTTGCATTTGCGGCGGGTATTTGAAGGAGCGGGGCAACCTGAAGGGGGATGCCGTCGTCGCCACCGTCATGAGCAACATCGGGATGTTCAAGGCCCTGGAATCGAAGGGGATCGCCGTCAAAAAGACCCGGGTGGGCGACCGCTACGTGATGGAGGAGATGCGCAGGGGCGGTCACAACCTGGGCGGTGAGCAATCGGGTCACATCATTTTTCTCGATCACGGCACGACGGGAGACGGTCTGCTGACCGCCCTGCAGTTGCTCCAGGTGATGAAGGAGACGGGGCAGACCCTCGGCGATCTGGCCCGGGTGATGACCAAGTATCCGCAGCTGCTGGTCAATGTCCCCGTGAAGGACAAAAACGGCTTGAACGGAAACGAGGCCATCGGACAGGCCGTCGCCAGGGCGGAGGAGCTCCTGGGGGATGAGGGCCGCGTCTTGATCCGCCCCTCCGGTACGGAGCCGCTGATCCGCGTGATGGCGGAGGGGCCCGATGAGGAGACGTTGAAGCGCTGCGTGGAGGAGATCGCCGAAACGGTCAAGCGGGAGCTGGCCTGA
- the ppc gene encoding phosphoenolpyruvate carboxylase — protein sequence MSQRAMTVDTEKDHPLRRDVRFLGHILGDVLVMEGGQALLDIVENIREMTKQLRVSFDPAVLRKCRELIRGLSPSMRRNVIRAFAIYFQLVNIAEQNHRIRRHREYRLSSGTVQRDSIASAVRKLKERGLSAERVEQVLGYLSLELVITAHPTEAMRRTVLDIHQRIAERVMELDHPYLTEEDRQRIREEILAEVHTLWQSDELRHRKPTVMDEVKNGLYYLDETLFEVLPDVHGELEKCLRQEYPEHDWHVPTFLRFGSWIGGDRDGNPSVTPEVTWNTLVLQRNLVLTKYEQAIRRLIQKLSHSTRNTRVSDELLRSLERDRKEVNLENIDQGEWRNEHEPYRRKCTYMLARLRHTRLDRKEQGIYAGPEAFLADLRLLADSLRLHRAHVLANREVDRLIRQVELFGFHLVTLDIRQHSAEHEKALTEILSSLGIVENYGELSEEEKMKLLSELLADPRPLTSPYMRFSPETEQCLDLFRVIARAKETFGEESIRNYLISMTQGTSDLLEVVLFAKEVGLFRRTGDFVASRLHVVPLLETIDDLHRAREIMESYFRHPAFVPAEREGHRYQEIMLGYSDSNKDGGMLTANWELYRAQRELCRLAREHGINVKYFHGRGGALGRGGGPLNRSIEAKPPETVLGGVKITEQGEVLSSRYALKPIASRSLEQATSALLLSAATAVTGEGNEPEQQWVEAMDEISKYALEEYQRLVFKDPAFLSFFHEATPLPEIGELKIGSRPTRRKNSRAFEDLRAIPWVFAWTQSRYLFPAWYAAGTGFARYVERHSEGMHLLREMFRKWPFFRSLMNNLHMALAKADFVIAREYASLAGDPKDGERIFRIIEEEYRKTRKMSLEITGQKEILDHVPVIQESIRLRNPYVDPLSFIQVDLLGILRSKAEGSGESKEEVLEQVLLTINGIAAGLRNTG from the coding sequence ATGAGTCAGCGAGCCATGACGGTGGATACGGAAAAGGACCATCCTCTTCGCAGAGACGTGCGCTTTTTGGGGCACATTTTGGGAGATGTGCTTGTGATGGAAGGGGGACAAGCCCTTCTGGACATCGTGGAGAACATCCGGGAGATGACGAAACAGCTTCGCGTCTCCTTCGATCCCGCCGTTTTGAGGAAATGCCGGGAGCTGATCCGCGGCCTGTCCCCTTCCATGCGGCGAAACGTGATCCGGGCCTTTGCGATTTATTTTCAGCTGGTCAATATCGCCGAGCAGAACCACCGCATTCGGCGCCACCGCGAGTATCGCCTTTCCAGCGGAACGGTGCAGCGCGACTCCATCGCCAGCGCCGTGCGCAAGCTGAAGGAGCGGGGCCTTTCCGCGGAGCGCGTGGAACAGGTGCTTGGCTATCTCTCGCTGGAGCTGGTCATCACGGCCCATCCGACGGAGGCGATGCGACGGACGGTGCTGGATATCCACCAGCGGATCGCCGAGCGGGTGATGGAGCTGGACCATCCGTATCTCACCGAAGAGGATCGACAGCGGATCCGGGAAGAGATCCTGGCGGAAGTGCACACCCTGTGGCAGAGCGATGAGCTCCGCCATCGGAAACCGACGGTGATGGATGAGGTCAAGAACGGGCTATATTATCTGGATGAGACCCTGTTTGAGGTGCTGCCGGACGTTCACGGGGAGTTGGAGAAATGCCTCCGTCAGGAATATCCGGAACACGACTGGCACGTACCCACTTTCCTGCGTTTCGGGTCATGGATCGGCGGCGACCGGGACGGCAACCCTTCGGTGACGCCGGAGGTCACCTGGAACACGCTGGTGCTTCAGCGGAACCTGGTGCTCACCAAGTATGAGCAGGCAATCCGCCGGCTGATCCAAAAATTGAGCCACTCCACCCGGAACACGAGGGTCTCCGACGAGCTCCTCCGTTCCCTCGAACGGGACCGGAAGGAAGTGAACTTGGAGAACATCGATCAGGGCGAGTGGCGCAATGAGCATGAGCCCTATCGCCGGAAATGCACCTACATGCTGGCCCGGCTTCGTCACACCCGGCTCGATCGGAAGGAGCAGGGGATCTATGCGGGACCGGAGGCCTTTCTGGCCGACCTGCGGCTTCTGGCCGACAGCCTGCGCCTTCATCGGGCCCATGTCCTTGCGAACCGGGAAGTGGACCGTCTGATTCGCCAGGTGGAGCTGTTCGGCTTTCACTTGGTGACGCTTGATATCCGTCAGCACAGCGCGGAACACGAAAAGGCCCTGACGGAAATTTTGAGCAGCCTGGGGATCGTTGAAAATTACGGGGAGCTTTCCGAAGAGGAGAAGATGAAACTGCTCTCGGAACTGCTGGCCGATCCCCGCCCCCTCACCTCTCCCTACATGCGCTTTTCTCCGGAGACGGAACAGTGTCTGGATCTCTTCCGGGTCATCGCTCGGGCGAAGGAAACCTTCGGCGAAGAATCGATCCGAAACTACCTGATCAGCATGACCCAGGGGACCAGCGACCTCCTCGAAGTGGTGTTGTTCGCCAAGGAGGTGGGACTGTTCCGCAGGACGGGGGATTTCGTCGCGTCACGCCTCCACGTGGTTCCCCTGCTGGAGACGATCGACGACCTGCACCGGGCCCGGGAAATCATGGAGTCGTATTTCCGCCATCCGGCCTTTGTCCCTGCCGAGCGGGAAGGTCACCGCTATCAGGAGATCATGTTGGGTTATTCGGACAGCAACAAGGACGGCGGGATGCTGACGGCCAACTGGGAGCTGTATCGCGCTCAGCGCGAGCTGTGCCGTCTGGCCAGGGAACACGGAATCAACGTGAAATATTTCCACGGGCGGGGAGGAGCCCTGGGACGCGGCGGAGGGCCGCTGAACCGGAGCATCGAGGCTAAGCCGCCGGAAACCGTGCTGGGCGGTGTGAAAATCACGGAGCAGGGAGAGGTTCTCTCCTCCCGTTACGCCCTGAAGCCGATCGCCTCCCGAAGCCTGGAGCAGGCCACATCAGCCCTCCTCTTGTCCGCGGCGACCGCCGTGACCGGGGAGGGGAACGAACCGGAGCAGCAGTGGGTGGAGGCGATGGACGAGATCTCGAAGTACGCCCTGGAGGAATACCAGAGGTTGGTGTTCAAGGACCCGGCCTTCCTGTCCTTTTTCCATGAAGCCACCCCGCTGCCGGAGATCGGCGAGCTGAAGATCGGTTCCCGGCCGACGCGCCGGAAAAACAGCCGGGCCTTTGAGGATTTGCGCGCCATTCCGTGGGTGTTCGCCTGGACGCAGAGCCGGTATCTGTTTCCGGCCTGGTATGCGGCGGGGACGGGTTTTGCGCGGTATGTGGAAAGGCATTCGGAGGGCATGCATCTTCTTCGGGAGATGTTCCGCAAGTGGCCCTTCTTCCGTTCGCTGATGAACAACCTGCATATGGCCCTGGCCAAGGCGGATTTTGTCATCGCCCGGGAATATGCCTCCCTGGCCGGCGATCCGAAGGACGGGGAACGGATCTTTCGCATCATCGAGGAGGAATACCGGAAGACCCGGAAGATGTCCCTCGAGATCACCGGACAGAAAGAGATTCTCGATCACGTCCCCGTCATTCAGGAATCGATCCGGCTGCGAAATCCCTACGTCGATCCCCTCAGTTTCATTCAGGTGGATCTTCTCGGCATCCTGCGCTCCAAAGCAGAGGGATCGGGGGAATCCAAAGAGGAGGTGCTGGAGCAGGTTCTCCTCACCATCAACGGGATTGCCGCAGGGCTCCGGAACACGGGATGA
- a CDS encoding glycerophosphodiester phosphodiesterase family protein — MNWHQRILSIVKRRKKLLFLLALLIFLYLNNSSLLADPPAGKPLLLAHRGLGQTFDMAGITNDTCTATRIHPPEHPYLENTIPSMRAAFQYGADIVELDVQPTKDGQFAVFHDWTLDCRTDGSGVTREKTMEELKKLDIGYGYTADGGKTYPFRGKGIGMMPTLDEVLSTFPDRSLLIHIKSDDPQEGVLLADRLGQLPPEHLDRLAVYGGDRPIAELEKRLPQLRTMSKASMLRCLLQYEAIGWTGIVPKACKETQLHIPEQYAAWLWGWPNRFLSRMEQAGTRVILVKYADGFSGGFDRPEDLKDLPKDYSGVIWTNRIDRIAPLLKK; from the coding sequence ATGAATTGGCACCAACGGATTTTGAGCATCGTAAAAAGGCGGAAAAAGCTCCTCTTCTTGCTCGCCCTGCTGATTTTCCTTTACCTCAACAACAGCTCACTCCTCGCCGACCCTCCCGCCGGAAAGCCGCTCCTTCTGGCCCATCGGGGACTGGGTCAAACCTTTGACATGGCCGGCATCACCAATGATACCTGTACCGCCACCCGCATCCATCCGCCGGAACACCCCTATCTCGAAAACACGATTCCCTCCATGCGCGCAGCCTTCCAATACGGCGCCGACATCGTCGAGCTGGATGTGCAACCGACCAAGGACGGCCAATTCGCCGTTTTCCACGATTGGACCCTCGATTGCCGCACGGACGGCAGCGGCGTCACGCGGGAGAAGACGATGGAGGAATTGAAAAAGCTGGACATCGGCTACGGTTACACGGCGGACGGAGGCAAAACGTATCCCTTTCGGGGTAAGGGCATCGGAATGATGCCGACCCTGGATGAGGTGTTGTCCACCTTCCCGGACCGATCGCTGTTGATCCATATCAAGAGCGACGATCCCCAGGAAGGCGTGCTGTTGGCCGATCGGCTCGGCCAGCTCCCTCCCGAACATCTGGACCGCTTGGCGGTGTACGGCGGCGACCGGCCGATCGCCGAGCTGGAAAAACGCCTCCCCCAGCTTCGCACCATGTCCAAGGCCTCGATGCTGCGATGCCTGCTCCAATACGAGGCGATCGGATGGACCGGGATCGTCCCGAAAGCCTGCAAGGAGACCCAGCTTCACATTCCCGAACAATACGCGGCCTGGCTGTGGGGATGGCCCAACCGCTTTCTCAGCCGGATGGAACAGGCCGGGACGCGGGTGATCCTGGTCAAATACGCCGACGGTTTCTCCGGAGGATTCGACCGGCCGGAGGATCTAAAGGATCTGCCGAAGGATTACTCCGGCGTAATCTGGACCAACCGGATCGATCGCATCGCTCCCCTGCTCAAGAAATAA
- the glmS gene encoding glutamine--fructose-6-phosphate transaminase (isomerizing) — protein MCGIVGYIGPKQAQGILVEGLRKLEYRGYDSAGLAVYNGETLGVCKAEGRLSELEHRLSLRSLPGQLGIGHTRWATHGRPSDENAHPHMDMAQRFAVVHNGIIENYLELKEELLAKGCSFQSETDTEVVAHLLADQWDGDLVSTVRKVVRRMKGAYALAIVSEYEPDKLIAVRLASPLIVGVGEGENFIASDIPAILEHTREFYVLEDGEMAVLTRDDVRLMKTDGEPVERETLRVDWDIVKAEKGGYDHFMLKEIHEQPRAIRDTLTGRVKGGQADLSREIALSPEEIREIERIHFVACGTAYHAGLVGKYVIEELVRIPVEVDVASEYRYRNPILTPRTLVVVVSQSGETADTLAALREAKKAGSRVLAITNVVGSTVAREADDVFITQAGPEIAVASTKAYTSQLIAIYLLGLYLARIRRTRSEAELAEVVKHLEELPELAERTLEMEDTIRRLAAEIAKKEDLFYIGRGLDYAVSLEGSLKLKEITYIHSEAYTAGELKHGTLALIEEGVPVIALATQTSLYDKMVSNIEEVKARGAQVLGLALEGDAELHKLADEVLTIPRTLSFLTPVLTVIPLQLLAYHACVARGYDVDKPRNLAKSVTVE, from the coding sequence ATGTGTGGCATTGTCGGATATATCGGACCGAAACAAGCCCAGGGCATTCTCGTGGAAGGGCTTCGGAAGCTGGAATACCGTGGATATGATTCCGCGGGTCTGGCTGTGTACAACGGGGAAACGTTGGGAGTGTGCAAGGCGGAGGGTCGCCTTTCCGAGCTGGAGCACCGCCTCTCTCTCCGGTCGTTGCCCGGGCAGTTGGGAATCGGTCACACCCGGTGGGCGACCCATGGGAGGCCGTCGGATGAAAACGCCCACCCGCACATGGACATGGCGCAACGATTCGCCGTCGTCCACAACGGGATCATCGAAAACTATCTGGAGCTGAAGGAGGAACTCCTGGCCAAGGGCTGTTCCTTCCAGTCGGAGACGGATACCGAGGTCGTCGCCCATCTGTTGGCCGATCAGTGGGATGGCGATCTGGTGTCCACAGTGCGGAAGGTGGTCCGGCGGATGAAGGGGGCCTATGCCCTGGCCATCGTCAGCGAATACGAACCGGACAAATTGATCGCCGTCCGCCTGGCCAGCCCGCTGATCGTCGGCGTCGGAGAAGGGGAAAACTTCATCGCCTCCGACATTCCCGCCATCCTGGAGCACACGAGGGAATTCTATGTGCTGGAGGACGGGGAGATGGCCGTACTCACCCGTGACGATGTCCGTTTGATGAAGACGGACGGAGAGCCCGTCGAGCGGGAAACGCTCCGGGTTGACTGGGACATCGTCAAGGCGGAAAAGGGCGGTTACGATCACTTCATGCTGAAGGAGATTCACGAGCAGCCCCGGGCGATCCGCGACACCCTCACCGGACGGGTGAAGGGCGGGCAGGCGGATCTCTCCAGGGAAATCGCTTTGTCCCCGGAGGAGATCCGGGAGATCGAACGCATCCATTTTGTCGCCTGCGGTACCGCCTATCACGCCGGGCTGGTGGGCAAATACGTCATCGAGGAGCTGGTGCGCATTCCGGTGGAGGTGGACGTGGCCTCCGAATACCGTTACCGAAATCCGATCCTGACGCCGCGCACGCTGGTGGTGGTGGTCAGCCAATCGGGTGAGACCGCGGACACCCTGGCGGCCCTCCGGGAAGCGAAAAAAGCGGGTTCCCGGGTCTTGGCCATCACCAACGTGGTCGGCAGCACCGTCGCCCGGGAAGCGGATGATGTGTTCATCACCCAGGCCGGCCCGGAAATCGCCGTGGCTTCGACCAAGGCGTACACTTCCCAATTGATCGCCATCTACCTGCTGGGACTCTACCTGGCCCGGATCCGCCGTACCCGCTCCGAGGCGGAGCTGGCCGAAGTGGTGAAACATCTGGAGGAGCTGCCGGAACTGGCGGAGCGGACGCTGGAGATGGAGGACACCATCCGCCGTTTGGCCGCGGAGATCGCCAAGAAGGAAGATTTGTTCTACATCGGCAGGGGGCTGGACTATGCCGTCTCCCTGGAGGGTTCCCTCAAGCTGAAGGAGATCACCTACATTCACTCCGAGGCCTACACCGCCGGCGAGCTGAAGCACGGGACATTGGCCCTGATCGAGGAAGGAGTGCCGGTGATCGCCCTCGCCACCCAGACGTCCCTCTATGACAAAATGGTGAGCAACATCGAGGAAGTGAAGGCCCGGGGTGCCCAGGTGTTGGGGCTGGCCCTGGAGGGGGACGCCGAGCTTCACAAATTGGCGGACGAGGTGCTGACCATCCCGCGCACGCTATCCTTCCTCACCCCTGTGTTGACGGTGATTCCCCTGCAGCTTTTGGCCTACCACGCCTGTGTCGCCAGGGGATATGACGTGGATAAACCGCGCAACCTGGCGAAGAGCGTCACCGTGGAATAA